A single Aythya fuligula isolate bAytFul2 chromosome 21, bAytFul2.pri, whole genome shotgun sequence DNA region contains:
- the TNFRSF1B gene encoding tumor necrosis factor receptor superfamily member 1B: MGPRWLLLAALLRAVGGRDYSLPYTPQFAQCRDPRTEFYEERLNKCCSQCPPGQYKTESCSHSVDTKCSPCIPNTYTAIWNRSPQCFACSPPCRKGFVQNQTCTNSQDRICICPRNEYCISKIYQNCQICRVHKKCGKGYRVFKQGTDSTDTECKPCPPGTFSDEESYNTNCTPHTVCKSVAVPGNSMNDTVCHDSGRADATVLPHTAVNVLPIQSSTSNKPDVITRPVMLNSVPDMSHIIGSVTGPLLLVLLITVLGYCLISKKKALAYLPPTREADAPFSPSEKQCDKKIRNTGSQSSSSCQQEEQHLLETPGSSSSSLNNPAGSARVSVTDNKNNEKKETERLPQQYSAAEGCKLHSCGDRHNSASSEHSGNGGTQVNVTCIVKVCNPDCSSQFPEQASPTSMDYGNIRYYSPTGEEIPLSKEENSMKKETEIHISVEAKDNLPQDLLPEEKKFPLGVQDVGMKTV, translated from the exons GATTATTCATTGCCTTATACGCCACAGTTTGCACAATGCAGAGACCCCAGAACTGAattctatgaagaaagacttAACAAATGTTGCAGCCAGTGCCCTCCAG GTCAGTATAAGACAGAGAGCTGCAGTCACAGTGTGGACACCAAGTGCAGTCCTTGTATACCTAACACATATACCGCCATCTGGAATCGGTCTCCTCAGTGCTTTGCTTGCTCACCACCCTGCAGGAAAG gatttgTACAGAATCAAACATGCACTAATTCACAGGACAGAATCTGTATTTGCCCACGCAATGAgtactgtatttcaaaaatataccAGAACTGCCAGATATGTAGAGTGCataaaaaatgtggaaaaggtTACAGAGTTTTCAAACAAG GAACGGATAGCACAGATACAGAATGTAAACCTTGTCCTCCTGGCACTTTTTCAGATGAGGAATCTTATAATACCAACTGTACACCACACACAGT TTGTAAATCAGTGGCTGTTCCAGGAAACAGCATGAACGACACTGTTTGCCATGACTCAGGAAGAGCAGATGCCACAGTTCTGCCTCACACTGCTGTAAACGTGCTCCCAATCCAAAGTTCAACTTCCAACAAACCTGACGTAATAACTCGACCTGTCATGCTAAACTCTGTACCTGACATGTCTCACATCATTG gatcAGTAACAGGGCCATTGTTATTGGTCCTGTTAATCACTGTTTTGGGATACTGtttaatctcaaaaaaaaaag CCCTTGCATACTTGCCACCAACAAGAGAAGCAGATGCG cctttttccccttcagagAAGCAGTGTGACAAAAAGATAAGAAATACAGGATCGCAAAGCTCCAGCAGCTGTCAACAGGAGGAGCAGCATCTCTTGGAAACTCCTGGGTCAAGTAGTAGCTCCCTGAATAATCCAGCTGGGTCTGCAAGAGTCAGTGTAACAGATAACaagaacaatgaaaagaaagaaacagaaagattgCCACAGCAATATTCAGCTGCAGAAGGTTGTAAGCTTCACAGTTGTGGAGACAGACACAACTCTGCAAGTTCAG AACACTCTGGTAACGGAGGAACACAGGTGAATGTGACTTGTATTGTTAAAGTATGTAATCCAGATTGCAGTTCCCAGTTCCCAGAACAGGCTAGTCCAACTAGCATGGATTATGGAAACATTCGTTATTATTCTCCAACCGGGGAAGAAATTCCcctttcaaaagaagaaaactccatgaaaaaagaaacagaaattcacaTCTCAGTGGAAGCCAAAGACAATTTACCTCAGGACTTacttcctgaagaaaagaagtttcCTCTGGGTGTTCAAGATGTGGGGATGAAAACTGTTTAA